The following DNA comes from Corallococcus exiguus.
TTGACGCGGTGCATTGCCCGCCGTTAGAAGCGCCTCACTCGTTTCACAGAGGGTGAGGCACACATGGCAAGCGAGAAGCGCAACGGCCACCGGCGGGTGGCCATCGTTCGCGGACTGCGGACGCCGTTCGCGAAGGCGGGCACCGTCTTCGCGAACCTGACGGCGCTGGACCTGGGCCGGATGGTGGTCCAGGAGCTGGTGCAGCGCAGCGACCTGGACCCCAACGAAATCAACCAGGTCGTCTTCGGACAGGTCATCCCCACGCTGACCGCGCCGTCCATCGCGCGCGAAGTCGTGCTGGCGGCGGGCCTGCCCAAGCGCATTGACGCCTTCACGGTGGCGCGCGCCTGCGCCACGTCCATCCAGTCCATGGTGGCGGGCGCCAACGCCATCGCGCTGGGCGACGCGGACGTCGTCATCACCGGAGGCACCGAGTCCCTGTCGGACGCGCCCATCTTCACCAGCCGCCCGCTGGCGCACGCGCTCGCCGCGTCGTCCAAGGGCAAGAGCCTTCCGGACAAGCTCAAGCCCTTCCAGAAGCTCAAGGCCAAGGACCTCATCCCCGTGCCCCCCGCCATCGCCGAGTACTCCACCGGCGAGACCATGGGTGAGAGCGCGGAGAAGATGGCCAAGGAGAACGGCATCACCCGCGAGGAGCAGGACCTCATCGCGTTCAACTCGCACCAGAACGCGGCCCGCGCGTGGAAGGAGGGCCTGTTCGACGGCGAGGTGATGCACGTCACCGTGCCGCCGAAGTACGAGCAGACCGCCACGAAGGACAACATCGTGCGCGACGACACCAGCCTGGAGGCGCTCTCCAAGCTCAAACCGGTGTTCGACCGCCGCTATGGAAGCGTCACCGCCGGCAACGCGTCCCCGCTGACGGACGGCGCCGCGGCGCTGCTGCTGATGAGCGAGGAGAAGGCGAAGGCGCTGGGCTACGAGCCGCTGGGCTTCCTTCGCTCGCACGCCTTTGCCGCCACCGACCCGGGCGACCAGCTGCTCCAGGGCCCGGCGTACGCAGCGCCCGTGGCGCTCAAGCGCGCAGGGATGAAGCTGGCGGACATCGACCTGGTGGAGATGCACGAGGCCTTCGCCGCGCAGGTGGCGAGCAACCTCCAGGCGCTGGCGTCCAAGGAGTTCGCGAAGAAGGCGGGCTTCAACGCGCCGGTGGGCGAGGTGGACCGGTCCATCCTGAACGTGACGGGCGGCTCCATCTCCATCGGGCACCCCTTCGGTGCCACGGGCGCGCGCATCATCACGCAGGCCCTGAATGAGCTGAAGCGTCGGAACAAGAACACGGTGTTGTGCACCGTCTGCGCCGCGGGTGGCCTGGGCGCCGCGGTCATCCTGGAGCGTGCGTGATGGCGACCAAGCAAGAGGCAGTCGAAGCGAAGCAGGGCTTGAGCTACGACGTCACGAACGGCGTCGCGGTCATCACCGTGGACCAGCCGGGCGCGCCGGTGAACACGCTGTCCCCAGACGTGGGCGCCGCGTTCTCCGACCTGCTCCTTCAGGCGGAGCGGGACCCGGAGGTGAAGGCCGTCGTCTTCATCTCCGGCAAGAAGGACAACTTCGTCGCCGGCGCGAACATCGACTTCCTGCAGACCCTCAAGTCCCCGGCGGACGTGGAGGCCATCAGCCGCGCCGCGCACGCGGAGTTCGACCGGCTGGAGGCCTTCTCCAAGCCCGTGGTCGCGGCCATCCACGGCGCGTGTCTGGGCGGCGGTCTGGAGTGGGCGCTCGCGTGCCACTACCGCATCGTCACGGACAGCCCCAAGTCGGTGGTGGGCCTGCCGGAGACGCAGCTGGGCCTCATCCCCGGGGCCGGCGGCACGCAGCGGCTGCCCGCGCTGATTGGCGCGGAGGCCGCGCTGGACCTCATCCTCACTGGCAAGAACGTCAAGCCGTCCAAGGCGAAGAAGCTGGGCGTCGTGGATGAAGTCGTGCCGGTGCCCATGCTCAAGGACCTCGCGCTCAAGCGCGCGGCGGAGCTGGCCGCGGGCACGCTGAAGGTGGAGCGTTCGCACCAGGGCTTCAAGGCCGTGGCCCAGAGCAGCAAGAAGAAGGGCATCGCCGGCCTCTTCCAGGGGCTCATCAACAAGGACCTCTGGAAGGAAGCTGCGCTGGAGGACAACCCGCTCGGCCGCAAGGTGATGTTCGACCAGGCGAAGAAGCAGCTCCTGAAGAAGACGCGCGGCAAGTACCCCGCGCAGGAGAAGGCGCTGCAGGTCATCCGCGTGGGCCTGGAGTCCGGCCGCAAGGCGGGCCTGGAGGCGGAGGCGAAGGCCTTTGGCGAGCTGGTGTTCACGGACGTGTCGCGGCGCCTGGTGGAAATCTTCTTCGCCACCACGGCGCTGAAGAAGGAGAACGGCACCTCCAACCCCAACCTGAAGCCGCGCGAGGTGAAGAAGGTGGGCGTGCTGGGCGGCGGCCTCATGGGTGGCGGCATCGCCTACGTGGCTGGCGTGCTCCAGGGCGTACCCGTGCGCGTGAAGGACCGGGACGACGCGGGCGCGGGCCGCGCGCTCAAGCAGGTGCAGACGGTGCTGGATGAGCGCGTGAAGCGCCGCTCGCTCACGCGGCTCGAGTCGAACGCGAAGCTGTCCAACATCACCGCGGGCACGGACTACAGCGGCTTCAAGTCGGTGGACCTGATCATCGAAGCGGTCTTCGAGGACCTGAAGCTCAAGCACCAGGTCATCGCGGAGGTGGAGGCCGTCACCGGCGAGAACACCATCTTCGCGTCCAACACCTCCAGCCTGCCCATTGGCGAGCTGGCGAAGGGCAGCAATCGCCCCTCGCAGGTGATTGGCATGCACTACTTCAGCCCGGTCCACAAAATGCCGCTGCTGGAGATCATCACGCACCCGGGCACGGCGGAGTGGGTGACGGCCACCTGCGTGGACGTGGGCAAGAAGCAGGGCAAGACGGTCATCGTCGTCAACGACGGGCCGGGCTTCTACACGTCGCGCATCCTCGCGCCGTACATGAACGAGGCGGCGTACCTGCTGGCGGAAGGCGCGGACATCGTCCAGCTGGACAAGGCGCTGGTGGACTTCGGCTTCCCGGTGGGGCCCATCACGCTCTTGGACGAGGTGGGCATCGACGTGGCCCAGAAGGTGGGGCCCATCATGGAGGCCGCGTTCGGCAAGCGCATGGTGGCGCCCAAGGCGCTGGCGGGAGTGGTGTCCGACGGCCGCCTGGGCCGCAAGACGAACAAGGGCTTCTACCTGTACGAGAACGGGAAGAAGAAGGAGGTGGACCCGCAGGTCTACCTGCTCCTGCCGCACGGCAAGGACCGCAAGTCCCTGGACCCCGCGGAGATGGCGGAACGCGTCGCGCTGCAGATGGTGAACGAGGCCATCCGCTGCCTGGGTGAAGGCATCCTGCGCAGCCCGCGCGACGGCGACGTGGGCGCCATCTTCGGCCTGGGCTTCCCGCCGTTCCTGGGCGGCCCGTTCCGGTACGCGGACGCCCTGGGCCCGGCCAACCTGCTGCGCAAGCTGGAGCACTACCAGGACAAGTACGGAGAGCGCTTCACGCCCGCGCCGCTGCTGGTGGAGAAGGTGCGCGCCAACAAGGGCTTCTACGAGTCCTGAGCACGTGACGCACCGGGCGGTGAGGGGACCTCAAACGGTTTTCTCCCTGTTTCCGGGCCTGACTTGACGCGAGGGGCGGTTCTGGACCAAGGGGCATGCCCTACATGGTCCGTTCCGCTCCTCGTGTTGTTCTGACCGCCGGGCTCGCGGCCCTGGTGGTGTGCACCGCGTTGGTAGCGGTGTCCTCAATGGTGTTCCCGCAGGGCTACAGCCCCGCGAGGCTGACGTGGCCGGGCGCCCCCATCCTCCTGGGCTGGACGCACTTCGACGCCGGTTGGTACGCGCACATCGCGACGGCGGGCTACAGCTACACGCCCGGCCAGCAGAGCCCGGTGGCGTTCTTCCCGCTGTACCCCCTGGTGCTGCGCGGGCTGGGCCTGCTGTCCATGGACACGTTCCTCGCGGGCGTGCTCGTCACCATGCTGTGCGGCCTGGGCGCGCTGTACGTCTTCACGCTGTGGGCGCGCACGCGGGCGGATGAGGAGGCGGCGAGGAACGCGGGGCTGCTCTTGGCGTTCTATCCGTTCGCGTTCTTCCTCTACGGGGCCATGTATTCGGACGCGCTGTTCCTCCTGCTGATCATCGGGGCGTTCCTGCTCCTGGAGCGGGGGCAGCTGGGGTGGGCGGTGTTGCTCGCGGCGGTGGCCACGGCGGCGCGGCCGGTGGCGCCCGCGCTGGTGGTGGGCCTGCTGGCGCGGCGGCTGGAGTGGAAGCACGAGCGCGGCCTGAAGTGGAGCCTGATGGACCTGCTGCCGGTGTTCGCGGCGGCGGGCTTCGTGCTGTACGTGCTCTACCAGTGGAAGGCGTTCGGCGAACCGTTCGCGTTCGTGAAGGTGCAGTCCGCGCCGGGGTGGGACCAGAAGCCGGGCTGGCGCACGTGGGCGAAGCTGCGCTGGTTCCAGGGCTTCAGCCGGGAGATGTCGCTGTCGGACGGCTTCAGGCTGATGGGGCACGCGGCCGTCACGGTGGGGGCGCTCGCGCTGGTGTGGCCCACGGTGAAGCGGTTGGGGTGGGGCTATGGCGTGTACACGCTGGCCATCGTGGGATTGCCCGCACTGTCCAGCAAGGACTTCATGGGCATGGGGCGCTACCTGCTGGCCGCCTTCCCGCTGTTCCTCACGTTGGCGTTGCTGCTGCGGGAGAGACCGCGCTTGAGGTGGGGAGTGCTCGCCACGAGCGCCTGCGTGATGCTGGCGCTGACGGCGGCCTTCGGAGCGGCGGAGTACGTGTCATGAGCGGACGGATGGGGCGAGCGCTGGCGCGAGCCGCAGCCCCGAGCGCGGAGGCCGCGTCATGAGCGGGCTCATGTCCCAGGCGCTGGAGCTCTATGCGCACCTACCCTCGGGCGAGCGCTTCCACGTGCACGCGCGGGCGTCCTCGGCTCCCTTGCTCGCGGTGGCGTCGCGTCTGCCCGCCGGGACGGTGGCGGACATCGGCTGCGGGCACGGCCTCCTGTCCGCGGTGATGGCGCTCGCGGTGCCGGAGCGACGGGTCCTCGGAGTGGACCTGGACGAGCGCAAGGTGCACTGGGCGAAGCAGGCCCTGTCGGGGCTGCCCAACGTGTCGCTGGACGTGGGCTCCGTGGAAGAGCTCGCGAGGACGCAGCCGCATACCCTCGACGCGGTGGTGGTCTGCGACGTGCTGTACCTGCTGCCCGATGAGCGGTGGCCCGGCTTCCTCCGGTCCGTGCGCGGCCTGCTCAAGCCCGGAGGCCGCTTCCTCCTGAAGGAAGTCGAAGGCGACCGCTCCTGGAAGCACGCGAAGGCGCTCGCGCAGGAGTGGGTGATGGTCTCGCTCCTGGGGCGCACCAAGGCCAGCGGCGGCATGGTGCTCAAGCCGCGAGTCGACGGCGTGCGGCTCCTGCGCGACGCAGGCTTCGAGGTGCGTGAAGTCGTGGGCCTGGGCGCGGGCTACACGACGCCGCACCTGCTCTACGACGCCGAGGCCCGCTGAAGAAGCCCACGCGTGCGTGGCGGGCCACCTCCAAGCCTGTCCGACAGTCGGACAGGTTTCCGCGGCTCGTCAGCCCAGCTCGCCGTAGTTCGCGAGCGTGATGCCCCGCTCCACGAGCTTCGCCTTCACGCGGGGACTGGTGAGCGCGGCCAGCTCCGCCTCCCAGCCATAGGTCCACGCCGGATCCTCCGGCACATGCGGAGCACCCTCACCGGGGTGGCACCCCAGCTCGAAGTCTCCCGCCGGCAGCGAGTCCAGCACCGAGAGCAGCGCGGACTCATCCAGCCGGCCCGCCTCGAATACGCCGCCCGCGCTCACCCGCCGCACGCCCGGCCGGGCCCGAGGAGCCGTCCGCGCCAGCACCGCGAGCACCGTCGTCTTCAACGCCGGCCCGGGAGCCCGAAGCCACGACGCGCGCGGCAGCGCATCCGGCCACCGCAGGGGAAGGCCCTCGCGCGCGGCGATGCCCTCCACCACCGACCGCACCCCCGGCAACAGGTGCAGGTGCTGGTGCCCGTCCAGGTGATCCACCTGCGCGCCCAGCTCCCGAGCGCGGGAGAGCTGCGCGGACAGCTCCCGCTCCAGCTCTTCTCTCCGTACCCGCCCCGTCACCCACGCCTTCGCGAACCCCGCCCAGTTGCCCCGCAGCCGCCCGCCCGGCGCCACCGTCCGCACGGCCTCAGCGGGAGCCGCGCAGGGAAGCCGCGTGGACAGCGCCAGGTGCACACCCACCGCCAGCCCCTGCGCCTTCGCCAATCCCACGGCCTCCGCGGCGGAGGGCCCCATGGCCAGCAGCGTCGCGCTGGTCACGATGCCCTCGCGGTGCGCCTTGAGGATGCCCGCGTCCAGTGACGGATGCAGGCCCAGGTCGTCCGCGTTGACGATGAGGCGGGTGCGCGACGCCATGTGCGGCCTACCCACGCCCCGCGTGGCCCGGCACCGAACGCAATTGCTGCACGGACGGAGGCAGGCGCACCGGCTTGACCGGCGGTGACGGCGAGCGCGTCTCCGGGTACAGCGCCACCAGCTCCTTCACCATCTTCAAGATGACCGACGGCGACGCCAGCGTGGAGATGCCGCGCGTGCGCGGGAAGTAGTCCACGCCCATCTGGAACACGCGGAAGCCCTTGCGGATGGCCTTCACCAC
Coding sequences within:
- the fadI gene encoding acetyl-CoA C-acyltransferase FadI; translated protein: MASEKRNGHRRVAIVRGLRTPFAKAGTVFANLTALDLGRMVVQELVQRSDLDPNEINQVVFGQVIPTLTAPSIAREVVLAAGLPKRIDAFTVARACATSIQSMVAGANAIALGDADVVITGGTESLSDAPIFTSRPLAHALAASSKGKSLPDKLKPFQKLKAKDLIPVPPAIAEYSTGETMGESAEKMAKENGITREEQDLIAFNSHQNAARAWKEGLFDGEVMHVTVPPKYEQTATKDNIVRDDTSLEALSKLKPVFDRRYGSVTAGNASPLTDGAAALLLMSEEKAKALGYEPLGFLRSHAFAATDPGDQLLQGPAYAAPVALKRAGMKLADIDLVEMHEAFAAQVASNLQALASKEFAKKAGFNAPVGEVDRSILNVTGGSISIGHPFGATGARIITQALNELKRRNKNTVLCTVCAAGGLGAAVILERA
- the fadJ gene encoding fatty acid oxidation complex subunit alpha FadJ; its protein translation is MATKQEAVEAKQGLSYDVTNGVAVITVDQPGAPVNTLSPDVGAAFSDLLLQAERDPEVKAVVFISGKKDNFVAGANIDFLQTLKSPADVEAISRAAHAEFDRLEAFSKPVVAAIHGACLGGGLEWALACHYRIVTDSPKSVVGLPETQLGLIPGAGGTQRLPALIGAEAALDLILTGKNVKPSKAKKLGVVDEVVPVPMLKDLALKRAAELAAGTLKVERSHQGFKAVAQSSKKKGIAGLFQGLINKDLWKEAALEDNPLGRKVMFDQAKKQLLKKTRGKYPAQEKALQVIRVGLESGRKAGLEAEAKAFGELVFTDVSRRLVEIFFATTALKKENGTSNPNLKPREVKKVGVLGGGLMGGGIAYVAGVLQGVPVRVKDRDDAGAGRALKQVQTVLDERVKRRSLTRLESNAKLSNITAGTDYSGFKSVDLIIEAVFEDLKLKHQVIAEVEAVTGENTIFASNTSSLPIGELAKGSNRPSQVIGMHYFSPVHKMPLLEIITHPGTAEWVTATCVDVGKKQGKTVIVVNDGPGFYTSRILAPYMNEAAYLLAEGADIVQLDKALVDFGFPVGPITLLDEVGIDVAQKVGPIMEAAFGKRMVAPKALAGVVSDGRLGRKTNKGFYLYENGKKKEVDPQVYLLLPHGKDRKSLDPAEMAERVALQMVNEAIRCLGEGILRSPRDGDVGAIFGLGFPPFLGGPFRYADALGPANLLRKLEHYQDKYGERFTPAPLLVEKVRANKGFYES
- a CDS encoding mannosyltransferase family protein, with protein sequence MPYMVRSAPRVVLTAGLAALVVCTALVAVSSMVFPQGYSPARLTWPGAPILLGWTHFDAGWYAHIATAGYSYTPGQQSPVAFFPLYPLVLRGLGLLSMDTFLAGVLVTMLCGLGALYVFTLWARTRADEEAARNAGLLLAFYPFAFFLYGAMYSDALFLLLIIGAFLLLERGQLGWAVLLAAVATAARPVAPALVVGLLARRLEWKHERGLKWSLMDLLPVFAAAGFVLYVLYQWKAFGEPFAFVKVQSAPGWDQKPGWRTWAKLRWFQGFSREMSLSDGFRLMGHAAVTVGALALVWPTVKRLGWGYGVYTLAIVGLPALSSKDFMGMGRYLLAAFPLFLTLALLLRERPRLRWGVLATSACVMLALTAAFGAAEYVS
- a CDS encoding class I SAM-dependent methyltransferase, translated to MSGLMSQALELYAHLPSGERFHVHARASSAPLLAVASRLPAGTVADIGCGHGLLSAVMALAVPERRVLGVDLDERKVHWAKQALSGLPNVSLDVGSVEELARTQPHTLDAVVVCDVLYLLPDERWPGFLRSVRGLLKPGGRFLLKEVEGDRSWKHAKALAQEWVMVSLLGRTKASGGMVLKPRVDGVRLLRDAGFEVREVVGLGAGYTTPHLLYDAEAR
- a CDS encoding ChbG/HpnK family deacetylase — protein: MASRTRLIVNADDLGLHPSLDAGILKAHREGIVTSATLLAMGPSAAEAVGLAKAQGLAVGVHLALSTRLPCAAPAEAVRTVAPGGRLRGNWAGFAKAWVTGRVRREELERELSAQLSRARELGAQVDHLDGHQHLHLLPGVRSVVEGIAAREGLPLRWPDALPRASWLRAPGPALKTTVLAVLARTAPRARPGVRRVSAGGVFEAGRLDESALLSVLDSLPAGDFELGCHPGEGAPHVPEDPAWTYGWEAELAALTSPRVKAKLVERGITLANYGELG